The genome window GCACCCCACTTCCCCTCAGCTGAGGCTGGCCCAGGCATCTCCCGTCCCATCCTCAGAAACGAGAGGACAAGTCAGGACCAGGTCAGACCAAAATGATACAGCATCCTGGGAACAAACCATTGgtgtattttccattttagcAATGTGGATGTGACATTCACAGCAAATAAGTCACCCACAGCGATGCCGCCGTGAGGTGTGAGTGCCAGCCCTGGGCAGCAGCCAGGAGACACAGTGCCCAGCTACATGGGGCTGTAAGGCTCGGCTGCGGCATGAGGAGGGGGCGGGCTCCCCGGCTCCCCCAGGGCTGCTCTGCTGCCTGGGCCAGAAGAAGCAGGAGCCATGGATGCCCAGCCAGCCCGGTCTCCCCTCCTCCAGGCAGGCCTCTGTTCTTGGGCGCTCCAGTCCGGCCTCTTCTGCAGCAGACAGAGGCCCAGTGAGCCCCTCCAGGGTGTCATCCCCACTGTGCTGCACCCTTTGGGAGCATGCCTACTGCCCCTACCACCCACCGAGGACACACTGGGCCTGACCCCCGCCTGAATCAGTGTCTCACGTGTATGCCCATATGTCACTTTGGAACTCAGACCCTGCAGTGGGGAAATAGCCCTATCCCGTTCCCACGTCCAAAAGGACAGGCTGTCACCAACATGAGGCCTCTCTGTGGGGCAGGGCAGCCATGCtggctgcccagcaggtggctcagTGGGGCAGCCCCTGAAAGAGCAGCGGGACTCACAGGGGCAGCCCCGAAGCAGGGGCTCGCCGTGCCCGAGGCCGTGCAGGGAGCTGAAGCTAGAGGGCAGATGCCAAGCCCAGGGCCCTCCtctcagtggctttggggactgGCCTGGTAACAGAAATGGGATGGAATCCAATGGCTTCTCAGAAATGGCTCCACGAGAGCATCAACTCACGAGGGGCAGAGCGGAAACGATTCTGGAAGGCTACTGCAAGCTGCTGCCCAGCTCAGGCCCCACAGCTCCTTCCCTCCAGCAAGCAGCCCCCTGGTTCTTTGGTATTGAAGCAACAAAAAGCTGCCATGGAAAAGCCACTTCTCCTGGCGATGATGCGCAGGGGGGTGAAGCTTTACCCTTTCCGGGAACTCTGAGGGTCCCCGGGGGAGGGAGGGACGGGGAGCCTCCCACCCTCAGAGGCTCATCCAGGGTCCTGGTGTGCCATGGCTGGCACTGTGGCCGCCATGCGGAGCCCCCAGGGCGTGAGGCCAAGGTCAGAAGGGCAGCCTCCACCAGGGACGGTGGCATCCAGCCCGACCTCCTCAGGCCCctgggaaaacagccacaggccaagCTCCCCCAGGCCGGCTTGCTCACAGCCTGGGACGCGAGGCTCTCGTGGCTCTGTGTAAAAAGTGGATTATCTCTCACTAAACTTGCATAATTTATAGAAAAGcccatatgtttaactttttttcctgtaAGAGTCAGGATTTCACCCTGCATTCCGAAAGTGTCTGCTGAGCCAGGGACCAGAGCCCGCTGGTCAGTCCCCTCCAGGCTGCCCGACCCCGGCCAGCTCTCCCGCTGGGTGGGACCCAGATCCTGTGACAGGGTGCGGGTTGCGTCCCCAAGGGCCTTGCCAGCTCCCTGCCTGCCTGCAAGAACCTGAGCCAGGCCCCAACTGGGCTCCTGACTGTCCGACCACAGCCATGCCTCTCCCCTTGAACAAAACAGCAAGTAGGAAACAAGGGTGCCTTTTTAATTGCAATCGCACAGCCGTCTGAAGTCTGTCAGCAGAAACCCGAGCCCTATGCAGAAGTGGGCGTGCAGTCGGATGTCACCAGCTGCCTCACTGTGCCGCCGGGGTGCAGGGACGGCCATGCCCTCTGCCCACCAGCCCCTGGGCGCCGCGGGGCAGGGGTGTTAGGGGCGGTCTCCTTGGCGGGCGGGCCCGGCTCCAGCCCCCAGGCCAAGGGGAGGCGTGCGGGGAGGACGGGAGCCGGGAGGCCCGACCTTGCACcgtcacacacacatgcagacttTTTCAATCGgtcttggttttgttttcctccttttgcTAAAATGCTCAGGTAACATTGTGAAATCGCGGCTGTGGCCAGCCACCTACACCAGGTGTGGTCAGCGCAGCGAGGCGGCCTCCGCCTGCCCGGGGCGTCCTCCAGCACGGCCGTCCTACTTTTGGATCTGGAACAGGAAGAGCCGCAGGTTGATGTTCTTGGCGGCCAGCAGCTTGTTGCACTCCACCGAGTCGATGATGGGCAGCGGTACGTAGTCGGTCTCGTTGCTCTCGTTGGTGAAGACAAAGTGGTAGATGACGGGGTTGATCTTTACGTCGTCGTAAGGGCCCTTGAGCAGCAGGAAAGAGCACTCGAGGGGCGCGTTGACCTTGCTCTTGAGGATCAGCTGGAAGGAGAGCGTGCGCTTGCACGACAGGCTGGGGTTCCGCTCTGAGTCGTTCACCCGCGCCTTCAGGACCCAGGTCTGGCTCAGCACCGTGAACCGGGGCGTCTCGTAGTAGAGCCGCGTGATGAAGTCGTCTGTGCGGTACGGCCGGAACTGGACCTCTGTGGAGACAGGccggggaggaagggcagttaGCGGGGGCAGGGGGGGAGGAGCCGGCTGGGGGGGCAGCAGCTCACTGCGGCCCCTCAGGGCTCTGCATGCCGAAGGGCACAGCGGCCACCAGGAGGGTGAGCAGAGGCACCCGTGAGCCTGGGGTGGAGCCACAAACATGGCCCACCCAGGGGCCCACCTGCCCTCTTGCCGCACCCCGGGGGGCCAGCGGGGAGGGGCGAGGCCTCCACCCACAGGGGCGGGCAAGCAGACACGCAGACAGGATGTGGTTCTGAGAACAGGTTCACTTTATTGGTTCCGATACAGAATTGCCAGAAAGGCTGCGACGTGGTGGGCACCCAGTGCCCCGGCACACAGGCAATGGCTCCGCCCGGTGGTCTCCGAGGGTCCTGAGTCACTGGTGGCCTTGCCTGCCACACAGTCCAGTCCGTCCCAGCAGAGCTGGCTCCCAGCAGCCAGGCCTTCCTGCAGGACGCCCCCACCCAGCGTCTGAGAGCACCAGACCCCGCGTGGCCAGGGCCCTTTGGCTAAGGCATCCGCCACGCGGCTGAGACAGCCACACGTTGGGGCCGTGTGGGGCCCAAGGACCCTCGACCTTCACAGGCCACGCCTAACTGGGCCCCAGCCAAGTGGCATGGCAAGGCCAGCTGCCCGAGGTGGCCCTGGGCCTTGGCTGGCCGCTTGGTGTGGACTGTGGGGGGCAGCTTAGGAGCCCCCGGTGCAGCAGCGGTAGTGGGAGCGTCTTGCTCCTCTGAGGCTGTGGCCTTCTTCTCAGCGGGTCTGAAGACGGGAGCAGTGGCCTGAGAGCCCATGAGATCCTGCAGACCTGGGCCCAGTCCAGCCTGCCCTCTGTAGGTGTCCACTCCTGGTTCTGCAGTTTGAGCCAGGTGCCCTCAGCTCCTTGTGGAGTCACATCTGAACTGCTCCTTGCTAGCCACGGGAGCCCCTGGCCCCTTGGTGCAGCTCTTCTGGCCGGGCTCCCTGGCAGGCCATTGGCTCCGGGCCTCCCTGACAGACACATCCAACTCTCTCCCTCTGTGGCGACCATGCAGCCAGGATGCCACCTTGTCGGGGTGACAGGGCCATGGTGGGGAGCATGTGTGGGGGCACCTCGGTGAAAGCTGTGCTGTGCATCCGGGGTCctgcctggcccctccctcaGCTGCGTCTCCAGCCGTCTTCCTCCCCACACACCTTGTCTGCAGGGATGTGCGGAGCCAGCCGGTGGTCTGCACCCTCCCGGGATTCCCACCCACTGCCCAAGAGCCTGCTGCCCCTGGGACCCCACCCACTGCCCTCCGAGTCTGCCCGGGAGGCATGCAGTGAGTGGCAGGGTGCCTCACCGGTATAGCCGATCTTCTCAAAGCTGAGCAGGCTGAAGATGCTATTGTAGAGCTGCATCTCCTTGCGGCGGCCTTGGTCCATCTCGTCTAGGATCTCCATCAGCTCGTTGCCTGTCTTGGTGGGGTGGGCGCACGCAGCCTCGTGCACTGTCAGCTCGTGGAAGGGGCCGTGCCATGGGCAGCCAATGCGCTTGTACTTGCACTGGGTCACCCTGGGGAGGAGGTGGCACAGTGGGGTCATGGCCCCCTAAGGCCCCGTCCCAGCCTGTGCCTGCCCAGAGCCTCCCTGCAGGACACACTTGCCATGCGCCTGCCCCGGAAGGGTGAGTATGTGCAtgaggggctgggagggaggcgGTGATAGCAGGTGTTGGAGAGCAGGTCACCTGCCTACAGCTGCGGGTCTGTTCCTGGCTGGGCCAGATGCGCCCACTGGACGTGGTCCTGGACCCCAAAACCCCAGCTGTGCAGCAGCATCGCTTCGTACCCTCCAGCCAGCCCCACACGGCCTCGGGGCCGCAGGTGGGCTGTGGGGCCAGTGCTCCTGAGCTGCCTATGCCATCTGGGCCCTCCGAGGGGCTACCCTGCACCAGAGAGCACGCCGACAGCCAGGAGGATGTCAACGCAGTCGGGTGCACACCGAGGCCCAAACTGCCTGCAGCCATGGGTTCCCTGGGCCTCTGCAGCACCAGCTGAGGCCCTGGAGCCCTGGGCCTGGCCCGGCCTGTGAGTCCCTCCCTGTCCCCCAGGCCTGGCCCGGCCTGTGAGTCGTGGGGCTGCCACGTGGTGCCCCAGGCCTGGATGACAAGGACCGGGGAGGAGCCTGACGTGGCCGATGGACCGGCCAGAGCGGCCTGCGTGCCGGGCCTCGCCTAGTGGCGTGGGCCAGCGGGCGGTCACCTGTCCTGGCACTCCTCTTTCTGGTGCCTCTCCAGGAGGGAGCGGGGAAACTGGCGCAGGCAGAAGCCACACTCAGACGGCAGCTCGCTCACGGCTTTCTCCACGGCCAGGTTCCGGCAGCAGAGGCTCTTGCTGATCTCGCAGCGGCAGTTGGGGCACGTGGCCTGCTCCTCCTTCAGCCGGGCATCTGCTAGTAGGTGGATAAAACAGCCAGCGCACATCAAGTGACCGTTAGTGCACTgcggagaaggagaagaagacgAGGCTCACAGACCTGTGGGGCTCACGCGCCCCGCCCACCCGTGGCCACCCTCGGCCGGGCGGCACAGGTGGGACTGCGGCGAGCAGCACGCGCCTCTCCTCCCGAGGTGCCACCAGGGCCTAACACGGTGGGGAGCTCTGCTCCAGGGCACGGGCCGCTTTCTGGAGCCCCCGAGACACAGCCAAGGCAGGTTTTCGGGGGGAGAGGCACCTTGAGGACACGGCCCCGGCCCTCTGGCTGAGGTTGGGGGCTTCGCTGGTGCAGGACCAGGTGCTCTGTTCAGCCACACTGCGGCTTGAAGCCCGGCCCCCCCATCCTAGAGACCAGGGGCTGTCCCAGTCTCCCCTACAGCCCCCAACCCTGGCACAACACAGTCAGGTGGAGCAGTGGACACAACTTCCCTCCAGGCCAAGGCAGGTGTGGCCACGCATGCTGGGGGCTGGCGCCCAGCCCCTCACTCCTGCCCTCCCCGGTGGGCCCAGTGAGAAGCAGCTACCACCCACCCAAAGGCCAGCCACCTGTGGGGGCTCCTGTGGCTGGCAGCAAGGGGCCCAGGCTGTGCCCTTGCAGGAGAGTAGACGTGGGGACTGCAGGGTGACAAACTACTAAGTTGGCGCTGGTCCTCTGTAAGCTCGGAGCTCAAGAGCCAGCCCTGCTTGGGGTCTCCGACAGATCCATTCCTGAATCTGCAGAGTGAGGTCCAGACACTGCCTGCTCCCCCGGCCCCCAGCCCATGAGGCTCCTGACAGGGGTGGAGGACCATCTGGCCAGCAGCCCAACAACCACATCCATCTTGGATCTCTCCCTCGTGCTACCCCCACTTCCAGACCGCCCACTTGGTGCCCCTCTGCAGAAACACGCAGTGGGCTGTGGTCCTGGCCCTCAAGGAGCTCCCAGATGGAACCGAGGCGTGCAGAACAGAGGCCTGGGGTGCCCGTGTCCCAGCAGGGCAACAGCTTGCTGTGCAGGCTGCCGGGAAGGGCAGGGCCCAGCAGCCTCACGGGACAAAGGAGTGTGTGGTGAGCACGGGGGCTTGGGGCTGGGCCGTGGCCGCCCGCCAGGCTGAGATGTGAGCATCACTCAGGCTGGGGAGTGCACCGTGGCAGGGACAGCCTTTCTGAGGGGAGCCCCTGCAGCGGAGGGGTGACCGGGCCTCGCAGCCCGCCTGGGGCTGGCCTGGAAGTCACCGGCTGTGGGGCTGCTTTGGGGCCCAGCACCCTTTTGGAATCAATGCAGTAGAGCAGAGGTGAGACGGGCACTCAGGTATCCTCAATGCCTCGTCCACAGAATTCACGTTCCCATTAACTCCACAGACTTATCACACTCGAGTCACAAGTTTGAATTAggtcaaaaattaaaatgcacgAAACAAGGAAGGGGAGTGAGTTGATGGAGCTCAGCCAGAGGAGCAGGGCTTTTTGAGCACTGCCAGCGGCCAGCTCGGACATGTGGCTGGAGGGTGGGGGCGCGTCCTGCAGGCAGCAGGGACAGGCTAAGGCCTGCCCAGAAGAGGAGCAGAATGGGAAAAGCCGGCCAGTTCACCTGCCCACAGGGGTCAGTGGAAGCCAAGCAAGTTGTGCGGTTGGGCAGAGTCTTGGGCACAGCTGCAGAGCAGGAGCCCAGCACCCCCCTCATGCCGCTGAGCCCCACCCTGACCGTGGCCTCTGAGGCCCCCTATGGACAGTGCTCAGCCACCAGGGCCCTTGAGCCAAGGGGCTGAGGACCACTCGTTTCCAGACCACAGGGAGGTGGCAGCCGAGACGCTGACCAACAGTTTGGCCAAGGGAGGAAGGAATCCCACCGGCTCCCTCAGAAGTGAGGCGGAGACATGCAGCACCCCACTGGGGAAGCTCCCACAGCCACCACGTCCTCTGTCCCAGGACGCCCAGCACCTGGCAGGTCGCACGCCAATACCCCTAGGGCGGGCAGCCCCACAGGCCCCACCTGAGCAGGCCCATCGGCCTTGTACTCTGTGCGGGCATCTGGGGCATGAGCCCGAGGGGTGAGAGGGGCCCAGCAAGGAAAGCCTCTGGGCCCGCCCGAGGGGCACCAAGGCCGCCGAGCGGGTCCCACTGACCTCCTGACACCACATGCTGCCCACACAAGTGGCCCCCTGGAAACAAGGAAGGCACCCATTCTGAAGGTGCAGGATACCAGGCCGGGCCGGTCCCTCCCACGCTCAGCACATCTGCCACAGCGACCCTTTCCTCTTGGAGCCTCCTGAATCTGATGCAAGCTGAGTCAGCCTGGCCGAGGGGCACTCCTGGTGGGCTGCCCAGTTGCCCACAGACCTTGGTCTCCTCTTGCCTTCCCCTGGCCTCCTGGGGGAGATGTGAGCTCCGGGGAGGGGGAGGTCACTGGCCCTCCAGCCCCATCTGCTCAGCTCTAAGCGGGAACCCAGCGAGCCCGGACTTGGCCAAGACAAGAGGACCTCCTGCCCAGCCGCTCCCCAGCTGCCCAAGGCAAGCTCACCTGGTGGGCAGCCACCCGCTGGCCAGGCCCAGCGCACTGAGCACGCAGTGTGCCCGCAGCAGGTGGCCACCGTGCTCCAGAGACCTACTGCAACTCTGCCTTCAGCCAAGGATGCCAGGGACCCTCAGACCAAAGCACAGCCATAGGGCTTCCCCGTGGGCACAGATCCCAAAAGCCCTGCTCTGGCCCTGAaaccctctccttcctcctgggTGCCAACCATCTTCTGAGGCAGCACTGCCCATGGCCCCTGCCcatctcccctgccccccaccctggcaCTCACCCCCCATGGTCCTCTACTCCCCCTGCTCAGCTACCCTGCCACCATCGCCTGCCTCTTCCTCACCACTTCAATCAAAAGTGGGTTCTAAGGGGGCACACGGTGCTGGGGGTGAAGCCAGAACTCAGAGCCTCCAGGCAGGCTGGGGTCCAAGGCCTGAAACCAGCGGAGCCATCGCGAGAGGGCAGCCGGCAGCCAAGCGGGACCGCCAAGCCCTCGGCCTCAATCTCCCTAAACACATGCTGGTCGGGATGAAAAGGAGCCACAATGACAAGAGCAGCACCGCCAGGAAACACAGGCTTCCTGGCTGAGCAGAGGCCCAGCAGCGCCCTCCTCCCTGCCCGTGGGTCTGGGCTGCCCAGGTGAGTGTGGCTCAGCAGCTCTTTCCAGCCACATCCCTTACTGTGGAGAGCCAGCCTGCCCTGGTCCAGCATGGCCACCGCTTGGCGTCGGGAAAGGGGCAGCCGAGGCTCCCAGCTGTGCAGGTGCAGGTGGGTGGGGACCCCCACCCCATGAGCAGCACAACCCAGCCCCCGCTTCCTGCCCCTTTTGCCAACATGGTTGACCAACAGGTACCCGGGACCCTTGCACCAGGATCTGGCCTAGTCCTGAGTGGAGAGGTTGGGGTCGGGTGCAGCCTGGCATAAGCAACCCCACCTGGGGCAGGTGACAGGAGGTCCTTGGGGACCCGGAGAGGAACGAGCTAGGAGAGCACAGGGGGTGTACCAGGGGCAGCACGGGGCTGGAAGGCACAGGCTGGACTGCATCCCTGTGACAGCACCCGGACTGACCCTTTGCTCTGACATCAGGACATGGCCAGCTCTTGTGGCCAAGAGCTGGTGCTGGCCTTGAAGAACTGCCCCGAGGGATGGAAAAGACAGGCATCCCCTCTTAACAGATgcaggcctggggcctggggccggttCTGTCTTACGGGAGACCCCACCGGGCCTCGTGTGGGGGCAGGACCCAGGAGGGATGGAGGGTCTGGCAGCGGCGGCCCCTCTGCCCCAAGCACTGCTCACCTGCCTGCCCAGACTGTCTTGGCATCCGCCCCGGACTCTAGAAGTGGCGCAGACCTTGTCAGGCCTGTCATCCAGGACACACCTGACACCCACACGGAACATCAAAGCCAGCTCTCGCTGCACCTGCTGCGTCCCCGCACGGCTCAGGCGTCGCAGGGAGAGCCTTGGCCAGACCCCACCTGCACTGGCTCAGTGGGCCCCTGGGAAAGCCCCTGTCCAGCCCTCGTCTGCTCTGGGGAGGAGTGCTTCCCCCCACCGCCCAGAATCCCCGGCAGCCCAGCAGTGGGCTCTGGCTGGCTGGACAGCAGGCTCTTGGCCAGCTCCCGAGGCCTGTGGGAGTTGTCCCTGGTGGCACCAGGCACAGCAGACCCTGGGGCTCAGCTTGGCCCCAAGGCCCTTCTCCTTGCCCCAGAGCTGGGTGCCCGGCAGCCCAGAGTGCGTGGGGTGGCCCGTGCCTCCTCTGAGCTTCGTGTTTTGCTGGGTCAGGCAGAGCACTGGCCAGCAGGAGCAGAGAGCAGGACACGTCGCACGTGAGACTCACCCACCAGACGCTGGCTCAGTCCGAGGCCAACAGGAGACGGAGGCTGGGCCCTGCCAGGGAGCTGGGACCCACCCAGGACTCCACAGCCCACACCGTCCATGACCCACCCCCCAGGGAGCAGACACAGCCTGGGTGACAGCAGCTTGGGGGCTCTGGGCTTGTCCTGGCCCCCCTGCCCCTCCACATCCCCGTCCCCATGGGTATAAAACGGGGGCTACTGACAGTGACTGAGCTCAGGCTGCCATGAGGGTTGAAAGGAACACTGACAAAGAAGGGCACTGGGGCAGCCCTGTCCCTCTCCCTCAGGCTGTCCTGGAGTCCGCCGCACTTGAGCCACTCGGCACAGGGACTGCTGGACAGGCTGGCCCCACATGCCCCGACCATGGTACGTGGCAGGTCTGTGTGCAGCCAAAGGGAGTTCTAACCCTTCTATAGCCCGGGGCTCTTCCACCAATCTCAAGTTCTAGACCCTTCTCCAGACTTCCAAA of Choloepus didactylus isolate mChoDid1 chromosome 14, mChoDid1.pri, whole genome shotgun sequence contains these proteins:
- the CYHR1 gene encoding LOW QUALITY PROTEIN: cysteine and histidine-rich protein 1 (The sequence of the model RefSeq protein was modified relative to this genomic sequence to represent the inferred CDS: inserted 3 bases in 2 codons; deleted 1 base in 1 codon), translated to MSGAEEAGXGGPAAGPAGAVPAGVGVEPGPGRPRGRAAAAXGEAAGPGLPDEAGLAGARQLQEAAGDPDAPPKKRLRAAEAAEAAAAAAAAGSGKLEERLYSVLCCTVCLDLPKASVYQCTNGHLMCAGCFIHLLADARLKEEQATCPNCRCEISKSLCCRNLAVEKAVSELPSECGFCLRQFPRSLLERHQKEECQDRVTQCKYKRIGCPWHGPFHELTVHEAACAHPTKTGNELMEILDEMDQGRRKEMQLYNSIFSLLSFEKIGYTEVQFRPYRTDDFITRLYYETPRFTVLSQTWVLKARVNDSERNPSLSCKRTLSFQLILKSKVNAPLECSFLLLKGPYDDVKINPVIYHFVFTNESNETDYVPLPIIDSVECNKLLAAKNINLRLFLFQIQK